Sequence from the Thunnus maccoyii chromosome 11, fThuMac1.1, whole genome shotgun sequence genome:
GGTGATGTTTACTAGTTTCTAAGGTTgtgtaaaacagcagcagtagagtCATCATCCATCATATCATCTCGtattttttccactgcagcccaTTTCCTCAAGTGGtcatgatgatggtgatgataatGAAGCACAGGACGGATCCGGAGAGGATACCGGGAGCCTAGGGATGAAATCCACACAATCTTGTTGAATGTGGATATCGATGCCGCGGCGAAGGATGGGCCCTCTCCTCTCGGCCGCCTTCGTCTTTCTGCTGGCCCTGGGCGCCGTGTCTCCGGCTTCGGTGGGTAACCCCGAGGATTACGCCGCGGATGAGGCGGAGCGGACCGCCGGTGAAAACATCGTGTTTGATGACTATCGGGGGAAAGGATGCGTGGATGACAGTGGCTTCGTCTACAAACTCGGGGAGCGCTTCTACCCGGGACACTCGAACTGTCCGTGCGTGTGCACGGAGGACGGGCCTGTGTGCGACCAGCCTGAGTGCCCCAAATTGCACCCCAAGTGCACTAAAGTGGAGCACAATGGATGCTGCCCGGAGTGCAAGGAGGTTAAAAACTTTTGCGAGTACCGGGGGAAAACGTACAAAATTCTGGAGGAATTCAAGGTAAGATCTGACAAGTATCCAACAtagatcttttttaaaaatcaatcttCATTTCTCACGTTTTTATGTTCAATCAGCTGCTTCAGTTTACAAAAACCCAAGTCATGGCAAAATTCTACcatttaaaaaagtaacatcAACATTTCCAATATGCATCATATCTCCTGTCTCAGGAGTAGCATTTATGATGTTTTGAGATACTGTTTCCAGTCACATTGCTGACATTTAAGCTTGTCTTCCTGTATGATTATGAAATCATGTGTATACACTAAGATCACATTTGAACTTATTTTAGGGCTAAGACAGTGCCCAACTGATGCTCCTGAGATTCAGTCAGTctcaatcaatgaatcattttggtCAATGTCTGGATGCCA
This genomic interval carries:
- the vwc2l gene encoding von Willebrand factor C domain-containing protein 2-like — protein: MWISMPRRRMGPLLSAAFVFLLALGAVSPASVGNPEDYAADEAERTAGENIVFDDYRGKGCVDDSGFVYKLGERFYPGHSNCPCVCTEDGPVCDQPECPKLHPKCTKVEHNGCCPECKEVKNFCEYRGKTYKILEEFKGSPSDEEGTSPPSMAAGVPLASAQLQSRTRRYRPSPCEWCRCEPNNEVHCVVSDCAVPECVNPVYEPEQCCPICKNGPNCFAGTTIIPAGIEVKVDDCTICRCHNGDWWKPAQCLRRECLNGQTLS